The following proteins are encoded in a genomic region of Leishmania mexicana MHOM/GT/2001/U1103 complete genome, chromosome 25:
- a CDS encoding putative ATPase beta subunit, translating into MLSRVQSAMIRRAAGARAASSAAAAAAVKPAEHKGRVGYVSQVIGAVVDVHFSEGVPPVLTALDVTEDLGRDEPLTLEIVQHLDANTGRCIAMQTTDLLKLKSKVVSTGGNISVPVGRETLGRIFNVLGDAIDQRGPVGEKMRMAIHAEAPKLADQAAEDTILTTGIKVIDLILPYCKGGKIGLFGGAGVGKTVIIMELINNVAKGHGGFSVFAGVGERTREGTDLYLEMMQSKVIDLKGESKCVLVYGQMNEPPGARARVAQSALTMAEYFRDVEGQNVLLFIDNIFRFTQANSEVSALLGRIPAAVGYQPTLAEDLGMLQERITSTTKGSITSVQAVYVPADDITDPAPATTFSHLDATTVLDRAVAESGIYPAVNPLECASRIMDPDVIDVDHYNVAQDIVQMLTKYKELQDIIAVLGIDELSEEDKVVVDRARKVTRFLSQPFQVAEVFTGMTGHYVQLADTVESFSGLLMGSYDQIPEMAFYMVGGIKSVLEKAKAMAEEAAAMEKQRRARQAASASDSQ; encoded by the coding sequence ATGCTGTCCCGTGTGCAGTCTGCGATGattcgccgcgccgccgggGCTCGTgctgcgtcgtcggcggcggctgcggctgccgtgaaGCCTGCGGAACACAAGGGCCGCGTCGGCTACGTGTCGCAGGTCATTggtgcggtggtggacgTGCACTTCTCGGAGGGCGTCCCGCCCgtgctgacggcgctggaTGTGACGGAGGACCTTGGCCGCGATGAGCCGCTGACGCTGGAGATCGTGCAGCACCTGGACGCGAACACCGGCCGCTGCATTGCGATGCAGACGACGGACCTGCTGAAGCTGAAGTCGAAGGTTGTGTCGACCGGCGGCAACATCTCTGTGCCGGTGGGCCGTGAGACGCTGGGCCGCATCTTCAACGTGCTGGGCGACGCGATCGACCAGCGCGGCCCCGTGGGTGAGAAGATGCGCATGGCGATCCACGCCGAGGCCCCGAAGCTGGCGGATCAGGCCGCGGAGGACACGATCCTGACGACCGGCATCAAGGTGATCGACCTGATTCTGCCCTACTGCAAGGGTGGCAAGATCGGCCTGtttggcggcgccggtgtggGCAAGACCGTGATCATCATGGAGCTGATTAACAACGTCGCGAAGGGCCACGGTGGTTTCTCGGTGTTTGCCGGCGTTGgcgagcgcacgcgcgaggGCACGGACCTGTACCTGGAGATGATGCAGTCGAAGGTGATTGACCTGAAGGGCGAGTCGAagtgcgtgcttgtgtacGGGCAGATGAACGAGCCCccgggtgcgcgcgcgcgcgttgcGCAGTCTGCGCTGACGATGGCGGAGTACTTCCGAGACGTGGAGGGCCAGAATGTGCTGCTGTTCATCGACAACATCTTCCGCTTCACGCAGGCGAACTCCGAGGTCTCTGCGCTGCTGGGCCGCATTCCGGCCGCCGTGGGCTACCAGCCGACGCTTGCGGAGGATCTTGGTatgctgcaggagcgcatCACGTCGACGACGAAGGGGTCGATCACGTCCGTGCAGGCCGTGTACGTGCCTGCGGATGATATCACGGATCCGGCGCCCGCGACGACGTTCTCGCACCTGGACGCGACGACTGTGCTGGAccgcgcggtggcggagTCGGGGATCTACCCTGCCGTGAACCCGCTGGAGTGCGCGTCGCGTATCATGGACCCCGATGTGATCGACGTGGACCACTACAACGTTGCGCAGGATATCGTGCAGATGCTGACCAAGTacaaggagctgcaggatATCATTGCGGTGCTTGGTATCGACGagctgagcgaggaggacaaggtCGTGGTGGACCGCGCGCGCAAGGTGACCCGGTTCCTGTCGCAGCCGTTCCAGGTTGCGGAGGTGTTCACGGGCATGACGGGCCACTACGTGCAGCTGGCCGACACGGTGGAGTCGTTCTCTGGGCTGCTGATGGGGTCGTACGACCAGATCCCGGAGATGGCGTTCTACATGGTTGGCGGCATCAAGTctgtgctggagaaggcgaaggccatggcggaggaggctgcggcgatggagaagcagcgtcgcgcgcgccaggccgcgagcgcctcggACTCGCAGTAG
- a CDS encoding ribosomal protein S25, whose amino-acid sequence MPPKAGQTKKAKMEAANKGAKKTTKKWSKGQSREALQNAVMFDKETYDKLRSEVPKYKLITPSIISDRLKIAVSIAASGLKQLCREKLIRLVSCSSKTRVYTRIVQAAPTDAAAAAPAAE is encoded by the coding sequence ATGCCGCCGAAGGCTGGTCAGACGAAGAAGGCCAAGATGGAGGCCGCCAACAAGGGCGCGAAGAAGACCACGAAGAAGTGGAGCAAGGGCCAGTCCCGCGAGGCTCTGCAGAACGCCGTGATGTTCGACAAGGAAACGTACGACAAGCTCCGCAGCGAGGTGCCCAAGTACAAGCTCATCACCCCGTCGATCATCTCCGACCGCCTCAAGATCGCCGTCTCCATCGCCGCTTCTGGTCTCAAGCAGTTGTGCCGCGAAAAGCTTATCCGCCTGGTGTCGTGCTCCAGCAAGACCCGCGTGTACACGCGCATCGTGCAGGCCGCCCCGAccgatgcggctgccgctgctccggCTGCCGAGTGA
- a CDS encoding modification methylase-like protein, with protein MMRDTAWTVTPARSYPPSYPAGVFVVRSKHELAPLVARLRAARRLKPGRNVTVFDGEHFAEVADALEIRLPASAPEGHGGGANVDTACGLRETLVHLRETTEAEAAKLVMTTQTEKRVGLSGNRGTIAPLPTRLSTSKAHSTSARASGSAVMCERCALITARDSVKGEEFLSLLRVPCAERAGTRWPLYMAAHVVGEFAEVELRALLSSDGSSGAPSTESDGVEGHELMQSSAPVAYIRGVRRFHRVCCPVLAEMPYALAAMRHTALLQRHHRLAQGDEAAADSSCAPLSSQEGASSLSAATLQRSRAPPVGLSRDTNAVCSPFFTFSELFGGIGMFRSGLERVGGRASFAVEFALPAQVVYALNHRCLHDCPAVLQLPNAKREDPREDTRGFLTQCGGGCRSETALSTATSAAAEDHAAMEGGFPDATACSVPFLVGDITEIPSAFFPMHDVLTGGFPCQSFAKAGDAAGLHADKGWLFYEVVRVLAATRPTAFLLENVEHLVEVEAGAQLAVILARLRRPTSALSTPTAEDVALEYEVRHVVVDGGALTPQTRRRVYFFGFRAVSALVPARGVSLDHGLFQFALPRADDGEASAAAARVVDDALQRIKAASLDSPYRIVRELLVAPSTVVSSHSTPRGRSMQEETTSTSRGEKSASHSSAHGDLQLTPAQWEAVRRSRTYRQNPLWRLCDVQGRARTLLGSYRTSYQLYSEFVPFSSELTQREVMAMLLEKTPREPGDGADDVRVGGSENPAIPAPRPPPLRFFALRECARLQGIEDTFLLPHDTTQPSSSADGVTASGTAAIPAAVLRQIPSGAVYKLIGNAVNPRVVACLGGAIASYLQERRR; from the coding sequence ATGATGAGAGACACTGCATGGACAGTGACCCCCGCGAGGTCCTACCCGCCTTCGTACCCAGCTGGTGTTTTTGTGGTCCGCTCGAAGCATGAGCTGGCGCCTCtcgtggcgcggctgcgcgcggcCCGACGCCTGAAGCCAGGGCGTAACGTGACTGTGTTCGACGGCGAGCACTTTGCTGAGGTGGCGGATGCGCTGGAGATCAGGCTACCGGCGAGCGCGCCTGAAGGGCATGGGGGCGGCGCTAATGTGGACACAGCGTGCGGCCTGAGGGAGACACTGGTGCACCTTCGTGAGACGACCGAGGCCGAGGCAGCGAAGCTTGTGATGACCACGCAGACAGAGAAGAGGGTAGGGCTTTCTGGAAACAGGGGCACCATCGCACCTCTGCCCACGCGTCTCTCCACGTCTAAGGCGCATTCGACtagtgcgcgtgcgtctggCTCAGCAGTGATGTGTGAACGGTGTGCGCTCATCACAGCGCGCGACTCCGTCAAAGGTGAAGAGTTTCTCTCACTGCTGCGCGTCCCGTGTGCAGAACGAGCGGGCACACGGTGGCCACTGTACATGGCGGCGCACGTAGTCGGCGAGTTTGCGGAGGTGGAGCTTcgcgcgcttctctcttcgGATGGATCGAGTGGCGCTCCCAGCACCGAAAGTGACGGTGTTGAAGGACACGAGCTGATGCAGTCATCTGCGCCAGTGGCTTACATCCGGGGCGTCCGACGGTTCCACCGGGTGTGCTGTCCGGTGCTAGCGGAGATGCCATATGCGCTCGCAGCGATGCGGCACACAGCATTACTGcagcgtcaccaccgcctcgcccaaggcgatgaggcggcggcagacagCTCATGTGCACCACTATCATCGCAAGAAGGTGCGTCATCGCTGTCGGCTGCCACcctccagcgcagccgcgctcCGCCGGTGGGCCTCTCTCGAGATACCAACGCCGTCTGCAGTCCGTTTTTCACGTTCTCCGAGTTGTTTGGCGGCATTGGCATGTTCCGCAGTGGTCTGGAGCGCGTTGGTGGTCGTGCTTCTTTCGCCGTGGAGTTCGCGCTTCCTGCGCAGGTCGTCTACGCACTCAACCACCGCTGCCTGCACGACTGTCCGGCTGTCCTACAGCTGCCAAACGCGAAGCGAGAGGATCCCAGAGAAGACACCAGAGGCTTCCTCACTCAatgtggcggcggctgccgcagcgagacCGCCTTGTCGACTGccacctccgcagcagctgaggaCCACGCAGCGATGGAGGGAGGCTTCCCCGACGCCACAGCGTGCTCTGTGCCGTTCCTAGTCGGCGACATCACCGAGATACCCAGCGCCTTCTTTCCCATGCACGACGTGCTCACCGGCGGCTTCCCGTGCCAGAGCTTTGCCAAGgctggcgacgctgcagggTTGCACGCGGACAAGGGGTGGTTGTTCTATGAGGTGGTGCGGGTGCTGGCTGCGACTCGACCGACAGCATTCTTGCTGGAGAATGTGGAGCATCTTGTCGAGGTGGAGGccggcgcgcagctcgctGTGATCCTTGCTCGGCTCCGCCGCCCGACGTCGGCATTGTCCACGCCAACCGCCGAGGATGTCGCGTTGGAGTACGAGGTGCGCCACGTGGTTGTGGATGGCGGCGCCTTAACACCGCAGACGCGCAGGCGCGTGTATTTCTTCGGCTTCCGGGCTGTCTCAGCTCTGGTGCCGGCACGTGGGGTGTCCCTTGATCACGGCCTCTTTCAGTTCGCCCTGCCTCGCGCTGACGATGGGGAGGCAAGTGCGGCTGCAGCCCGAGTTGTCGATGATGCCCTTCAGCGAATCAAGGCCGCTTCTCTGGACTCGCCGTACCGCATTGTCCGGGAGCTGCTTGTGGCCCCCTCAACTGTGGTCTCGTCGCACTCAACACCGCGAGGCCGCTCGATGCAGGAGGAGACGACGAGCACATCACGCGGGGAGAAGAGCGCGTCCCACAGCTCCGCACACGGCGACCTTCAGCTGACCCCCGCTCAATGGGAGGCGGTtcgacgcagccgcacgtACCGGCAGAACCCGCTGTGGCGTCTGTGCGATGTGCAGGGGCGGGCCCGCACCCTGCTGGGGAGCTACCGCACGAGCTATCAACTGTACTCCGAGTTCGTGCCTTTTTCGTCAGAGCTGACGCAGCGTGAGGTCATGGCGATGCTACTGGAGAAGACGCCGCGGGAGCCAGGGGACGGCGCCGATGATGTACGCGTTGGCGGCTCAGAGAACCCAGCAATTccggcgccgcggcctccACCGCTTCGGTTCTTTgcgctgcgcgagtgcgCGCGCTTGCAAGGGATCGAGGACACGTTCCTTCTTCCACACGACACGACGCAGCCCTCGTCAAGTGCTGACGGCGTAACTGCATCAGGCACTGCTGCCATTCCTGCTGCAGTGCTCCGCCAGATACCGTCCGGTGCCGTTTACAAGCTGATTGGTAACGCCGTCAACCCGCGGGTAGTCGCATGCTTgggcggcgccatcgcgtCCTACCTGCAAGAGCGACGTCGCTGA